A part of Canis lupus familiaris isolate Mischka breed German Shepherd chromosome 4, alternate assembly UU_Cfam_GSD_1.0, whole genome shotgun sequence genomic DNA contains:
- the TBATA gene encoding protein TBATA isoform X43, with protein sequence MATDVKTQLAEHPLMSPRCLRGQWRTAQKTQGPGQRNPQRAPRPLLSISRAHLFSRGPPFSQGHREKGMQTASSPRAELKPEKKSGHRPRSHGDNGPQKELMIPGIVDFQLIQTALKTPKPQTPGAYRFGRLSHHSFFSRHHPHPQRVTHIQGPPSHSLSPFADLTGKPVCVVRDEFSVAPLPQATLLSRCLMGLPTISVPIGDPQSNREPRLSSGLSMPGTTGKAGGPRVSAGNVFPEAWKKELRDLASRVAVFTKENELKSKEKEEPQREQGAKYSAETGRLIPTSTRVIGRRHSRQGPRMYSSGKDEGVQTVFLKDHELLGGLILPGIRFSGPVGRGPRAGLQGLHLLPRVPTPGNRSHSHRQQPGLGSPRSPSCYTELELPPMIRDWRLQGKEGPAVAEMPEAEEAAEGEAFMLLGGMEPHAGSSAASASPDPQPARWDLPTSVLVSPDPGSSRVGRPVGSLKPPRQGPRDPGLGPGAPLSDPADRLPERYPVLATLRSPKRERPGPGTPANSRGSAISTAPSLYPVGKTSPSAPGIPRAISREETAALQPIPEEDEDPTTTQRRPTRVHRESTNSPDASEPEHRRQKFKAKGRMRSLSPFGHLAQELSPGSGLLPVHPPQQQHRLSYHTEPIKRLPSP encoded by the exons ATGGCCACAGACGTGAAGACCCAGTTGGCTGAACATCCATTGATGAG tcCCAGATGCCTTAGAGGCCAATGGAGGACGGCACAGAAAACTCAGGGGCCTGGTCAGCGAAATCCTCAGAGGGCCCCGAGGCCCTTGCTTAGCATATCCAGAGCCCACCTCTTCTCCAGAGGGCCTCCCTTCAGCCAGGGCCACCGGGAAAAGGGAATGCAGACAGCCAGCAG TCCAAGGGCTGAGCTGAAGCCTGAAAAGAAGTCAGGGCACAGGCCAAGGAGCCACGGGGACAACGGGCCACAGAAAGAACTGATGATCCCAGGGATCGTGGATTTCCAGCTGATCCAAACAGCACTGAAGACCCCCAAGCCCCAGACCCCTGGGGCCTACCGCTTTGGCCGCCTCAGCCACCACTCCTTCTTCTCCCGGCACCACCCTCACCCACAACGTGTGACCCACATCCAAG GCCCTCCTTCCCACAGCCTCTCACCCTTCGCAGATCTCACCGGGAAGCCCGTCTGTGTCGTCAGAGACGAGTTCTCTGTGGCCCCCTTGCCTCAAGCCACACTTTTATCCCGCTGTCTGATGGGGTTGCCCACCATCTCTGTCCCCATCGGAGACCCGCAGTCTAATCGGGAACCCCGGCTTTCTTCTG gcctcTCAATGCCAGGTACCACAGGGAAGGCAGGAGGACCCCGGGTTTCAGCTGGCAATGTCTTCCCAGAGGCATGGAAGAAGGAGTTGAGAGACCTGGCTTCCCGGGTGGCCGTCTTCACCAAGGAGAATGAGCTGAAGAGCAAAGAG AAGGAGGAGCCTCAGCGGGAGCAAGGGGCAAAGTACTCGGCCGAGACTGGGAGGCTCATCCCCACTTCCACCCGAGTCATTGGTCGCCGCCACTCCCGCCAGGGCCCACGGATGTATTCTTCTGGCAAAGATGAAGGAGTCCAGACTGTTTTCCTAAAGGATCATGAGCTGCTG GGCGGCCTCATCTTGCCTGGAATTAGGTTCTCGGGTCCTGTGGGGAGGGGGCCCCGGGCAG GACTCCAGGGGCTACACCTCCTACCACGGGTCCCAACTCCAGGCAACCGTAGCCACAGCCACCGTCAGCAGCCTGGCCTAGGGAGCCCCCGTAGCCCATCCTGCTACACAGAGCTGGAGCTCCCCCCGATGATACGAGACTGGAGGCTGCAGGGGAAAGAGGGCCCGGCGGTGGCAGAGATGCCAGAGGCTGAGGAAGCGGCCGAGGGTGAAGCGTTCATGCTGCTTggcgggatggagccccacgcgGGGTCATCTGCAGCATCAGCCAGCCCTGACCCCCAGCCCGCCCGCTGGGATCTCCCCACCTCTGTGCTAGTGTCTCCAGACCCTGGGAGCTCCAGGGTGGGGAGGCCCGTGGGGTCCCTGAAACCCCCACGCCAAGGACCCAGGGATCCGGGACTCG GTCCTGGAGCTCCTTTGTCAGATCCTGCAGACAGACTCCCTGAGCGCTATCCAGTTCTGGCTACTTTACGCTCCCCCAAAAG AGAAAGACCTGGCCCTGGGACTCCTGCAAACAGCCGTGGCTCAGCAATTTCCACAGCCCCTAGCCTCTATCCCGTTGGAAAAACTTCTCCATCAGCTCCAGGAATTCCAAGAGCCATCTCAAGAGAAGAAACAGCCGCCCTACAG CCAATCCCCGAAGAAGACGAAGACCCCACCACTACCCAAAGGCGACCAACCAG AGTACATCGGGAGAGCACAAATTCTCCGGATGCATCTGAACCAGAACACAGAAGACAGAAAttcaaagccaaaggcagaatgcGGAGTCTGAGTCCCTTTGGCCACCTTGCTCAGGAGCTGTCCCCAGGTTCGGGGCTGCTCCCAGTTCACCCACCTCAACAGCAACACCGACTTTCCTATCACACGGAACCTATTAAAAGGCTGCCTTCCCCCTAA
- the TBATA gene encoding protein TBATA isoform X49: MPIWPPLKEGRHWKCHAWMGKPRARVDAGEESLALSPETPSLRGRGDLTGKPVCVVRDEFSVAPLPQATLLSRCLMGLPTISVPIGDPQSNREPRLSSGLSMPGTTGKAGGPRVSAGNVFPEAWKKELRDLASRVAVFTKENELKSKEKEEPQREQGAKYSAETGRLIPTSTRVIGRRHSRQGPRMYSSGKDEGVQTVFLKDHELLGGLILPGIRFSGPVGRGPRAGLQGLHLLPRVPTPGNRSHSHRQQPGLGSPRSPSCYTELELPPMIRDWRLQGKEGPAVAEMPEAEEAAEGEAFMLLGGMEPHAGSSAASASPDPQPARWDLPTSVLVSPDPGSSRVGRPVGSLKPPRQGPRDPGLGPGAPLSDPADRLPERYPVLATLRSPKRERPGPGTPANSRGSAISTAPSLYPVGKTSPSAPGIPRAISREETAALQPIPEEDEDPTTTQRRPTRVHRESTNSPDASEPEHRRQKFKAKGRMRSLSPFGHLAQELSPGSGLLPVHPPQQQHRLSYHTEPIKRLPSP, encoded by the exons ATGCCAATCTGGCCACCACTCAAGGAGGGACGGCATTGGAAGTGCCATGCCTGGATGGGCAAGCCAAGAGCCCGTGTAGATGCAGGAGAGGAGAGTCTGGCGCTGAGCCCAGAGACCCCAAGCCTGAGAGGGCGAGGAG ATCTCACCGGGAAGCCCGTCTGTGTCGTCAGAGACGAGTTCTCTGTGGCCCCCTTGCCTCAAGCCACACTTTTATCCCGCTGTCTGATGGGGTTGCCCACCATCTCTGTCCCCATCGGAGACCCGCAGTCTAATCGGGAACCCCGGCTTTCTTCTG gcctcTCAATGCCAGGTACCACAGGGAAGGCAGGAGGACCCCGGGTTTCAGCTGGCAATGTCTTCCCAGAGGCATGGAAGAAGGAGTTGAGAGACCTGGCTTCCCGGGTGGCCGTCTTCACCAAGGAGAATGAGCTGAAGAGCAAAGAG AAGGAGGAGCCTCAGCGGGAGCAAGGGGCAAAGTACTCGGCCGAGACTGGGAGGCTCATCCCCACTTCCACCCGAGTCATTGGTCGCCGCCACTCCCGCCAGGGCCCACGGATGTATTCTTCTGGCAAAGATGAAGGAGTCCAGACTGTTTTCCTAAAGGATCATGAGCTGCTG GGCGGCCTCATCTTGCCTGGAATTAGGTTCTCGGGTCCTGTGGGGAGGGGGCCCCGGGCAG GACTCCAGGGGCTACACCTCCTACCACGGGTCCCAACTCCAGGCAACCGTAGCCACAGCCACCGTCAGCAGCCTGGCCTAGGGAGCCCCCGTAGCCCATCCTGCTACACAGAGCTGGAGCTCCCCCCGATGATACGAGACTGGAGGCTGCAGGGGAAAGAGGGCCCGGCGGTGGCAGAGATGCCAGAGGCTGAGGAAGCGGCCGAGGGTGAAGCGTTCATGCTGCTTggcgggatggagccccacgcgGGGTCATCTGCAGCATCAGCCAGCCCTGACCCCCAGCCCGCCCGCTGGGATCTCCCCACCTCTGTGCTAGTGTCTCCAGACCCTGGGAGCTCCAGGGTGGGGAGGCCCGTGGGGTCCCTGAAACCCCCACGCCAAGGACCCAGGGATCCGGGACTCG GTCCTGGAGCTCCTTTGTCAGATCCTGCAGACAGACTCCCTGAGCGCTATCCAGTTCTGGCTACTTTACGCTCCCCCAAAAG AGAAAGACCTGGCCCTGGGACTCCTGCAAACAGCCGTGGCTCAGCAATTTCCACAGCCCCTAGCCTCTATCCCGTTGGAAAAACTTCTCCATCAGCTCCAGGAATTCCAAGAGCCATCTCAAGAGAAGAAACAGCCGCCCTACAG CCAATCCCCGAAGAAGACGAAGACCCCACCACTACCCAAAGGCGACCAACCAG AGTACATCGGGAGAGCACAAATTCTCCGGATGCATCTGAACCAGAACACAGAAGACAGAAAttcaaagccaaaggcagaatgcGGAGTCTGAGTCCCTTTGGCCACCTTGCTCAGGAGCTGTCCCCAGGTTCGGGGCTGCTCCCAGTTCACCCACCTCAACAGCAACACCGACTTTCCTATCACACGGAACCTATTAAAAGGCTGCCTTCCCCCTAA
- the TBATA gene encoding protein TBATA isoform X42 — MGLGFQMACPQACSIKSTMATDVKTQLAEHPLMSPRCLRGQWRTAQKTQGPGQRNPQRAPRPLLSISRAHLFSRGPPFSQGHREKGMQTASSPRAELKPEKKSGHRPRSHGDNGPQKELMIPGIVDFQLIQTALKTPKPQTPGAYRFGRLSHHSFFSRHHPHPQRVTHIQDLTGKPVCVVRDEFSVAPLPQATLLSRCLMGLPTISVPIGDPQSNREPRLSSGLSMPGTTGKAGGPRVSAGNVFPEAWKKELRDLASRVAVFTKENELKSKEKEEPQREQGAKYSAETGRLIPTSTRVIGRRHSRQGPRMYSSGKDEGVQTVFLKDHELLGGLILPGIRFSGPVGRGPRAGLQGLHLLPRVPTPGNRSHSHRQQPGLGSPRSPSCYTELELPPMIRDWRLQGKEGPAVAEMPEAEEAAEGEAFMLLGGMEPHAGSSAASASPDPQPARWDLPTSVLVSPDPGSSRVGRPVGSLKPPRQGPRDPGLGPGAPLSDPADRLPERYPVLATLRSPKRERPGPGTPANSRGSAISTAPSLYPVGKTSPSAPGIPRAISREETAALQPIPEEDEDPTTTQRRPTRVHRESTNSPDASEPEHRRQKFKAKGRMRSLSPFGHLAQELSPGSGLLPVHPPQQQHRLSYHTEPIKRLPSP; from the exons ATGGGTTTGGGCTTCCAAATGGCCTGTCCGCAAGCCTGCAGCAT AAAGTCGACGATGGCCACAGACGTGAAGACCCAGTTGGCTGAACATCCATTGATGAG tcCCAGATGCCTTAGAGGCCAATGGAGGACGGCACAGAAAACTCAGGGGCCTGGTCAGCGAAATCCTCAGAGGGCCCCGAGGCCCTTGCTTAGCATATCCAGAGCCCACCTCTTCTCCAGAGGGCCTCCCTTCAGCCAGGGCCACCGGGAAAAGGGAATGCAGACAGCCAGCAG TCCAAGGGCTGAGCTGAAGCCTGAAAAGAAGTCAGGGCACAGGCCAAGGAGCCACGGGGACAACGGGCCACAGAAAGAACTGATGATCCCAGGGATCGTGGATTTCCAGCTGATCCAAACAGCACTGAAGACCCCCAAGCCCCAGACCCCTGGGGCCTACCGCTTTGGCCGCCTCAGCCACCACTCCTTCTTCTCCCGGCACCACCCTCACCCACAACGTGTGACCCACATCCAAG ATCTCACCGGGAAGCCCGTCTGTGTCGTCAGAGACGAGTTCTCTGTGGCCCCCTTGCCTCAAGCCACACTTTTATCCCGCTGTCTGATGGGGTTGCCCACCATCTCTGTCCCCATCGGAGACCCGCAGTCTAATCGGGAACCCCGGCTTTCTTCTG gcctcTCAATGCCAGGTACCACAGGGAAGGCAGGAGGACCCCGGGTTTCAGCTGGCAATGTCTTCCCAGAGGCATGGAAGAAGGAGTTGAGAGACCTGGCTTCCCGGGTGGCCGTCTTCACCAAGGAGAATGAGCTGAAGAGCAAAGAG AAGGAGGAGCCTCAGCGGGAGCAAGGGGCAAAGTACTCGGCCGAGACTGGGAGGCTCATCCCCACTTCCACCCGAGTCATTGGTCGCCGCCACTCCCGCCAGGGCCCACGGATGTATTCTTCTGGCAAAGATGAAGGAGTCCAGACTGTTTTCCTAAAGGATCATGAGCTGCTG GGCGGCCTCATCTTGCCTGGAATTAGGTTCTCGGGTCCTGTGGGGAGGGGGCCCCGGGCAG GACTCCAGGGGCTACACCTCCTACCACGGGTCCCAACTCCAGGCAACCGTAGCCACAGCCACCGTCAGCAGCCTGGCCTAGGGAGCCCCCGTAGCCCATCCTGCTACACAGAGCTGGAGCTCCCCCCGATGATACGAGACTGGAGGCTGCAGGGGAAAGAGGGCCCGGCGGTGGCAGAGATGCCAGAGGCTGAGGAAGCGGCCGAGGGTGAAGCGTTCATGCTGCTTggcgggatggagccccacgcgGGGTCATCTGCAGCATCAGCCAGCCCTGACCCCCAGCCCGCCCGCTGGGATCTCCCCACCTCTGTGCTAGTGTCTCCAGACCCTGGGAGCTCCAGGGTGGGGAGGCCCGTGGGGTCCCTGAAACCCCCACGCCAAGGACCCAGGGATCCGGGACTCG GTCCTGGAGCTCCTTTGTCAGATCCTGCAGACAGACTCCCTGAGCGCTATCCAGTTCTGGCTACTTTACGCTCCCCCAAAAG AGAAAGACCTGGCCCTGGGACTCCTGCAAACAGCCGTGGCTCAGCAATTTCCACAGCCCCTAGCCTCTATCCCGTTGGAAAAACTTCTCCATCAGCTCCAGGAATTCCAAGAGCCATCTCAAGAGAAGAAACAGCCGCCCTACAG CCAATCCCCGAAGAAGACGAAGACCCCACCACTACCCAAAGGCGACCAACCAG AGTACATCGGGAGAGCACAAATTCTCCGGATGCATCTGAACCAGAACACAGAAGACAGAAAttcaaagccaaaggcagaatgcGGAGTCTGAGTCCCTTTGGCCACCTTGCTCAGGAGCTGTCCCCAGGTTCGGGGCTGCTCCCAGTTCACCCACCTCAACAGCAACACCGACTTTCCTATCACACGGAACCTATTAAAAGGCTGCCTTCCCCCTAA
- the TBATA gene encoding protein TBATA isoform X44, giving the protein MGLGFQMACPQACSIKSTMATDVKTQLAEHPLMSPRCLRGQWRTAQKTQGPGQRNPQRAPRPLLSISRAHLFSRGPPFSQGHREKGMQTASSPRAELKPEKKSGHRPRSHGDNGPQKELMIPGIVDFQLIQTALKTPKPQTPGAYRFGRLSHHSFFSRHHPHPQRVTHIQGPPSHSLSPFADLTGKPVCVVRDEFSVAPLPQATLLSRCLMGLPTISVPIGDPQSNREPRLSSEAWKKELRDLASRVAVFTKENELKSKEKEEPQREQGAKYSAETGRLIPTSTRVIGRRHSRQGPRMYSSGKDEGVQTVFLKDHELLGGLILPGIRFSGPVGRGPRAGLQGLHLLPRVPTPGNRSHSHRQQPGLGSPRSPSCYTELELPPMIRDWRLQGKEGPAVAEMPEAEEAAEGEAFMLLGGMEPHAGSSAASASPDPQPARWDLPTSVLVSPDPGSSRVGRPVGSLKPPRQGPRDPGLGPGAPLSDPADRLPERYPVLATLRSPKRERPGPGTPANSRGSAISTAPSLYPVGKTSPSAPGIPRAISREETAALQPIPEEDEDPTTTQRRPTRVHRESTNSPDASEPEHRRQKFKAKGRMRSLSPFGHLAQELSPGSGLLPVHPPQQQHRLSYHTEPIKRLPSP; this is encoded by the exons ATGGGTTTGGGCTTCCAAATGGCCTGTCCGCAAGCCTGCAGCAT AAAGTCGACGATGGCCACAGACGTGAAGACCCAGTTGGCTGAACATCCATTGATGAG tcCCAGATGCCTTAGAGGCCAATGGAGGACGGCACAGAAAACTCAGGGGCCTGGTCAGCGAAATCCTCAGAGGGCCCCGAGGCCCTTGCTTAGCATATCCAGAGCCCACCTCTTCTCCAGAGGGCCTCCCTTCAGCCAGGGCCACCGGGAAAAGGGAATGCAGACAGCCAGCAG TCCAAGGGCTGAGCTGAAGCCTGAAAAGAAGTCAGGGCACAGGCCAAGGAGCCACGGGGACAACGGGCCACAGAAAGAACTGATGATCCCAGGGATCGTGGATTTCCAGCTGATCCAAACAGCACTGAAGACCCCCAAGCCCCAGACCCCTGGGGCCTACCGCTTTGGCCGCCTCAGCCACCACTCCTTCTTCTCCCGGCACCACCCTCACCCACAACGTGTGACCCACATCCAAG GCCCTCCTTCCCACAGCCTCTCACCCTTCGCAGATCTCACCGGGAAGCCCGTCTGTGTCGTCAGAGACGAGTTCTCTGTGGCCCCCTTGCCTCAAGCCACACTTTTATCCCGCTGTCTGATGGGGTTGCCCACCATCTCTGTCCCCATCGGAGACCCGCAGTCTAATCGGGAACCCCGGCTTTCTTCTG AGGCATGGAAGAAGGAGTTGAGAGACCTGGCTTCCCGGGTGGCCGTCTTCACCAAGGAGAATGAGCTGAAGAGCAAAGAG AAGGAGGAGCCTCAGCGGGAGCAAGGGGCAAAGTACTCGGCCGAGACTGGGAGGCTCATCCCCACTTCCACCCGAGTCATTGGTCGCCGCCACTCCCGCCAGGGCCCACGGATGTATTCTTCTGGCAAAGATGAAGGAGTCCAGACTGTTTTCCTAAAGGATCATGAGCTGCTG GGCGGCCTCATCTTGCCTGGAATTAGGTTCTCGGGTCCTGTGGGGAGGGGGCCCCGGGCAG GACTCCAGGGGCTACACCTCCTACCACGGGTCCCAACTCCAGGCAACCGTAGCCACAGCCACCGTCAGCAGCCTGGCCTAGGGAGCCCCCGTAGCCCATCCTGCTACACAGAGCTGGAGCTCCCCCCGATGATACGAGACTGGAGGCTGCAGGGGAAAGAGGGCCCGGCGGTGGCAGAGATGCCAGAGGCTGAGGAAGCGGCCGAGGGTGAAGCGTTCATGCTGCTTggcgggatggagccccacgcgGGGTCATCTGCAGCATCAGCCAGCCCTGACCCCCAGCCCGCCCGCTGGGATCTCCCCACCTCTGTGCTAGTGTCTCCAGACCCTGGGAGCTCCAGGGTGGGGAGGCCCGTGGGGTCCCTGAAACCCCCACGCCAAGGACCCAGGGATCCGGGACTCG GTCCTGGAGCTCCTTTGTCAGATCCTGCAGACAGACTCCCTGAGCGCTATCCAGTTCTGGCTACTTTACGCTCCCCCAAAAG AGAAAGACCTGGCCCTGGGACTCCTGCAAACAGCCGTGGCTCAGCAATTTCCACAGCCCCTAGCCTCTATCCCGTTGGAAAAACTTCTCCATCAGCTCCAGGAATTCCAAGAGCCATCTCAAGAGAAGAAACAGCCGCCCTACAG CCAATCCCCGAAGAAGACGAAGACCCCACCACTACCCAAAGGCGACCAACCAG AGTACATCGGGAGAGCACAAATTCTCCGGATGCATCTGAACCAGAACACAGAAGACAGAAAttcaaagccaaaggcagaatgcGGAGTCTGAGTCCCTTTGGCCACCTTGCTCAGGAGCTGTCCCCAGGTTCGGGGCTGCTCCCAGTTCACCCACCTCAACAGCAACACCGACTTTCCTATCACACGGAACCTATTAAAAGGCTGCCTTCCCCCTAA
- the TBATA gene encoding protein TBATA isoform X41, with protein MGLGFQMACPQACSIKSTMATDVKTQLAEHPLMSPRCLRGQWRTAQKTQGPGQRNPQRAPRPLLSISRAHLFSRGPPFSQGHREKGMQTASSPRAELKPEKKSGHRPRSHGDNGPQKELMIPGIVDFQLIQTALKTPKPQTPGAYRFGRLSHHSFFSRHHPHPQRVTHIQGPPSHSLSPFADLTGKPVCVVRDEFSVAPLPQATLLSRCLMGLPTISVPIGDPQSNREPRLSSGTTGKAGGPRVSAGNVFPEAWKKELRDLASRVAVFTKENELKSKEKEEPQREQGAKYSAETGRLIPTSTRVIGRRHSRQGPRMYSSGKDEGVQTVFLKDHELLGGLILPGIRFSGPVGRGPRAGLQGLHLLPRVPTPGNRSHSHRQQPGLGSPRSPSCYTELELPPMIRDWRLQGKEGPAVAEMPEAEEAAEGEAFMLLGGMEPHAGSSAASASPDPQPARWDLPTSVLVSPDPGSSRVGRPVGSLKPPRQGPRDPGLGPGAPLSDPADRLPERYPVLATLRSPKRERPGPGTPANSRGSAISTAPSLYPVGKTSPSAPGIPRAISREETAALQPIPEEDEDPTTTQRRPTRVHRESTNSPDASEPEHRRQKFKAKGRMRSLSPFGHLAQELSPGSGLLPVHPPQQQHRLSYHTEPIKRLPSP; from the exons ATGGGTTTGGGCTTCCAAATGGCCTGTCCGCAAGCCTGCAGCAT AAAGTCGACGATGGCCACAGACGTGAAGACCCAGTTGGCTGAACATCCATTGATGAG tcCCAGATGCCTTAGAGGCCAATGGAGGACGGCACAGAAAACTCAGGGGCCTGGTCAGCGAAATCCTCAGAGGGCCCCGAGGCCCTTGCTTAGCATATCCAGAGCCCACCTCTTCTCCAGAGGGCCTCCCTTCAGCCAGGGCCACCGGGAAAAGGGAATGCAGACAGCCAGCAG TCCAAGGGCTGAGCTGAAGCCTGAAAAGAAGTCAGGGCACAGGCCAAGGAGCCACGGGGACAACGGGCCACAGAAAGAACTGATGATCCCAGGGATCGTGGATTTCCAGCTGATCCAAACAGCACTGAAGACCCCCAAGCCCCAGACCCCTGGGGCCTACCGCTTTGGCCGCCTCAGCCACCACTCCTTCTTCTCCCGGCACCACCCTCACCCACAACGTGTGACCCACATCCAAG GCCCTCCTTCCCACAGCCTCTCACCCTTCGCAGATCTCACCGGGAAGCCCGTCTGTGTCGTCAGAGACGAGTTCTCTGTGGCCCCCTTGCCTCAAGCCACACTTTTATCCCGCTGTCTGATGGGGTTGCCCACCATCTCTGTCCCCATCGGAGACCCGCAGTCTAATCGGGAACCCCGGCTTTCTTCTG GTACCACAGGGAAGGCAGGAGGACCCCGGGTTTCAGCTGGCAATGTCTTCCCAGAGGCATGGAAGAAGGAGTTGAGAGACCTGGCTTCCCGGGTGGCCGTCTTCACCAAGGAGAATGAGCTGAAGAGCAAAGAG AAGGAGGAGCCTCAGCGGGAGCAAGGGGCAAAGTACTCGGCCGAGACTGGGAGGCTCATCCCCACTTCCACCCGAGTCATTGGTCGCCGCCACTCCCGCCAGGGCCCACGGATGTATTCTTCTGGCAAAGATGAAGGAGTCCAGACTGTTTTCCTAAAGGATCATGAGCTGCTG GGCGGCCTCATCTTGCCTGGAATTAGGTTCTCGGGTCCTGTGGGGAGGGGGCCCCGGGCAG GACTCCAGGGGCTACACCTCCTACCACGGGTCCCAACTCCAGGCAACCGTAGCCACAGCCACCGTCAGCAGCCTGGCCTAGGGAGCCCCCGTAGCCCATCCTGCTACACAGAGCTGGAGCTCCCCCCGATGATACGAGACTGGAGGCTGCAGGGGAAAGAGGGCCCGGCGGTGGCAGAGATGCCAGAGGCTGAGGAAGCGGCCGAGGGTGAAGCGTTCATGCTGCTTggcgggatggagccccacgcgGGGTCATCTGCAGCATCAGCCAGCCCTGACCCCCAGCCCGCCCGCTGGGATCTCCCCACCTCTGTGCTAGTGTCTCCAGACCCTGGGAGCTCCAGGGTGGGGAGGCCCGTGGGGTCCCTGAAACCCCCACGCCAAGGACCCAGGGATCCGGGACTCG GTCCTGGAGCTCCTTTGTCAGATCCTGCAGACAGACTCCCTGAGCGCTATCCAGTTCTGGCTACTTTACGCTCCCCCAAAAG AGAAAGACCTGGCCCTGGGACTCCTGCAAACAGCCGTGGCTCAGCAATTTCCACAGCCCCTAGCCTCTATCCCGTTGGAAAAACTTCTCCATCAGCTCCAGGAATTCCAAGAGCCATCTCAAGAGAAGAAACAGCCGCCCTACAG CCAATCCCCGAAGAAGACGAAGACCCCACCACTACCCAAAGGCGACCAACCAG AGTACATCGGGAGAGCACAAATTCTCCGGATGCATCTGAACCAGAACACAGAAGACAGAAAttcaaagccaaaggcagaatgcGGAGTCTGAGTCCCTTTGGCCACCTTGCTCAGGAGCTGTCCCCAGGTTCGGGGCTGCTCCCAGTTCACCCACCTCAACAGCAACACCGACTTTCCTATCACACGGAACCTATTAAAAGGCTGCCTTCCCCCTAA